The Aggregicoccus sp. 17bor-14 genome includes a region encoding these proteins:
- a CDS encoding general secretion pathway protein GspE, with product MDAGLLTELQLKAALSEQRKWGGKLGRTLVEMGFVDEDSMAHALSRQLNIPVVDLDSLRLPPDVVQLLRIDVAERYGIFPLGGNPANKLLHVASSDPTNMEALQELSFQIGMRIQQSVSSASGIDRAIRRYYYGENTVASKTASPDSYGRQEMTFEPQAPRMAAPRAAPAPAGAPAAPAVDAEQQRRIEALTERVGALEQAVAGQVRALRALMELLVDTGVVRREEYLSRVRNPK from the coding sequence ATGGATGCGGGGCTGCTCACGGAGCTGCAGCTGAAGGCCGCGCTCTCCGAGCAGCGCAAGTGGGGCGGCAAGCTGGGCCGCACGCTCGTGGAGATGGGCTTCGTGGACGAGGACTCCATGGCCCACGCGCTCTCGCGTCAGCTCAACATCCCGGTGGTGGACCTGGACTCCCTGCGCCTGCCGCCGGACGTGGTGCAGCTCTTGCGCATCGACGTGGCCGAGCGCTACGGCATCTTCCCGCTCGGGGGCAACCCCGCGAACAAGCTGCTCCACGTGGCGAGCTCGGATCCCACGAACATGGAAGCGCTGCAGGAGCTCTCCTTCCAGATCGGGATGCGCATCCAGCAGTCGGTGAGCAGCGCCTCGGGGATCGACCGCGCCATCCGCCGCTACTACTACGGCGAGAACACCGTCGCCTCCAAGACCGCCTCGCCCGACAGCTACGGCCGCCAGGAGATGACCTTCGAGCCCCAGGCGCCGCGGATGGCCGCCCCGCGCGCGGCGCCCGCCCCCGCCGGCGCCCCGGCTGCCCCGGCCGTGGATGCCGAGCAGCAGCGCCGCATCGAGGCGCTCACCGAGCGCGTGGGCGCGCTGGAGCAGGCCGTGGCCGGCCAGGTGCGCGCGCTGCGGGCACTGATGGAGCTGCTGGTGGACACCGGCGTCGTGCGGCGCGAGGAGTACCTCTCGCGCGTGCGCAACCCGAAGTAG
- the rtcA gene encoding RNA 3'-terminal phosphate cyclase, with protein MRGSDATQSPVVLDGSEGEGGGQILRSALSLSLITGRPLHLHHLRANRRPGGLRPQHLACVRGAEALSGGTSEGAEVGASEIRFTPRPVVPGDYLLEVGTAGSTPLLLQCLFYPLALAGGGTLTLRGGTHLPKSPSFHYLQEVWLPVMRAYGLPASLSLTHAGFYPEGAGELRAQVQPPSEPPRLVDLPSRGTLQEMTVRSFAAGLPFSIAERQSRAAVAALRERGILSHAENRPLPVAGSRGSVTFVLAQFENTIAGFTALGERGRPAEEVGREAAEVVAAFMARGGAIDEHLADQILLPAALLAAGHLGPSAPGTTRYTTAEVTEHLTTHARVLQQFLDVHIDVDAAAGAVEVRPRTPSGSGAG; from the coding sequence ATGCGCGGCAGTGACGCAACCCAGAGTCCGGTGGTGCTGGACGGAAGTGAAGGGGAGGGCGGAGGGCAGATCCTCCGCTCGGCCCTGTCGCTCTCGCTCATCACCGGGCGCCCCCTGCACCTGCACCACCTGCGGGCGAACCGGCGGCCCGGGGGGCTGCGGCCGCAGCACCTCGCCTGCGTGCGCGGCGCCGAGGCGCTCAGCGGGGGCACCAGCGAGGGCGCCGAGGTCGGCGCCTCGGAGATCCGCTTCACCCCCCGGCCGGTCGTCCCCGGCGACTACCTGCTCGAGGTGGGCACCGCGGGCAGCACGCCGCTGCTGCTGCAGTGCCTCTTCTACCCGCTCGCGCTCGCAGGAGGCGGCACCCTCACGCTGCGCGGCGGCACCCACCTGCCCAAGAGCCCCAGCTTCCACTACCTGCAGGAGGTGTGGCTGCCGGTGATGCGGGCCTACGGCCTGCCGGCCAGCCTCTCGCTCACCCACGCGGGCTTCTACCCGGAGGGGGCCGGCGAGCTGCGCGCCCAGGTGCAGCCGCCCTCCGAGCCCCCGCGGCTCGTGGACCTGCCCTCGCGCGGCACGCTGCAGGAGATGACGGTGCGCTCCTTCGCCGCGGGGCTTCCGTTCAGCATCGCCGAGCGCCAGTCGCGCGCCGCGGTGGCCGCGCTGCGCGAGCGGGGCATCCTCAGCCATGCGGAGAACCGCCCCCTCCCGGTGGCCGGCTCGCGCGGCAGCGTCACCTTCGTGCTCGCGCAGTTCGAGAACACCATCGCCGGCTTCACCGCGCTGGGCGAGCGTGGGCGGCCCGCGGAGGAGGTGGGGCGCGAGGCGGCCGAGGTGGTGGCGGCGTTCATGGCGCGCGGCGGCGCCATCGACGAGCACCTCGCGGACCAGATCCTCCTGCCCGCGGCGCTGCTCGCCGCGGGGCACCTCGGGCCCTCCGCGCCGGGCACCACGCGCTACACCACGGCCGAGGTGACCGAGCACCTCACCACCCACGCCCGCGTCCTGCAGCAGTTCCTGGACGTGCACATCGACGTGGACGCGGCCGCCGGCGCCGTCGAGGTGCGCCCGCGGACTCCCTCCGGGAGCGGGGCGGGGTAG
- a CDS encoding zf-TFIIB domain-containing protein yields MPRACPICSEQPLVPLAARDVEVDSCPRCQGLWFDRGELELFPDRPSVRQFLAAARQAASRCRRLGHLVPRAEVACATCHSAPVACPACGGRLSLVVTATCTVDVCVPCEGVWLDRGELELLERVPARPRPPTPGAWEIPAAAAPVTDPWSAPGATRALANGHAVRINSHTALECSACSALLTVREAHALDGDVYCGACRPAGAVSGATLPPDVEHAEPCAKRGGGWGSIVAFLLDALR; encoded by the coding sequence ATGCCGCGCGCCTGTCCCATCTGCAGCGAACAGCCCCTCGTCCCCCTCGCGGCCCGGGACGTGGAGGTGGACAGCTGCCCGCGCTGCCAGGGGCTGTGGTTCGACCGGGGCGAGCTCGAGCTCTTTCCGGATCGCCCGTCGGTGCGCCAGTTCCTCGCCGCCGCGCGCCAGGCGGCGTCGCGCTGCCGGCGCCTCGGGCACCTGGTGCCTCGCGCGGAGGTGGCCTGCGCCACCTGCCACAGCGCACCGGTGGCCTGCCCCGCATGCGGCGGGCGGCTCTCGCTGGTGGTGACGGCCACCTGCACCGTGGACGTGTGCGTGCCCTGCGAGGGCGTGTGGCTGGACCGCGGCGAGCTGGAGCTGCTCGAGCGCGTGCCCGCGCGCCCCAGGCCTCCCACCCCAGGGGCCTGGGAGATCCCCGCCGCGGCGGCTCCCGTGACGGACCCCTGGAGTGCCCCGGGCGCGACCCGCGCGCTCGCGAATGGGCACGCGGTGCGGATCAACTCGCACACGGCACTCGAGTGCTCCGCCTGTTCGGCGCTGCTCACGGTGCGCGAGGCCCACGCGCTCGATGGTGACGTGTACTGCGGTGCCTGCCGCCCGGCGGGGGCGGTGTCCGGCGCCACGCTGCCCCCGGACGTGGAGCACGCGGAGCCCTGTGCGAAGCGCGGCGGGGGCTGGGGCAGCATCGTCGCCTTCCTCCTGGACGCGCTGCGCTGA
- a CDS encoding HEAT repeat domain-containing protein, protein MRTRACSTLVLALLLCASCGRGRDQLLADLQSPRPETRAQAVKELAKQGRAEDLALFTQAAKDLTPVVRSEAAVALGSSQDPRVVDLLGELLEDPDEEVQSRAAMSLSEVKGDKAKAYLTLQYARRGPRTRQAIVQALRAASVPNPMTTAVAAESHAIWDRNLLTLNEGSLAERVGAAEELGKSGKPEAVDRLLTLVRDPQVVLAAAAVRGLGEADDARAVGQIAVLLDESFPELRTAASAALLKLQDPVVVQKLAAVALERSSASAGALAAIAGLPRSPESDAALCRIALDGAPTDALDAGRAMRARGGCPIEPVVERLGKPATQESALRTLAGLGPTAAAALPRVLPLISQTDTDLRVRAIEAAAALGDAAAAGPVLLKAYAEEVAAVQPLQADWVSSPLPLRYGAGFDPAAPAPSAHPEDSHSAKQAALFDRLKTLNAARARARGQAPASEPLPPTELVDDVPESKLRVLSALLRSLGALRVDGALAALKPHAQDPSPALRTAALVGLARLGGEGTGIAAKALLEPDREVQKELALALSEQGEAGRKALVSALPQLGPEKVIVLEALYRTSVPADAAPALAEVVKAGGTEAGIAALLLGRLKARDAVPTLVAALADPTAAARRELLTALGEIGERSAAEAVARDLYSDTPDVRAAAAGALTTLGSGAQVEALDALKSDYYREVRLAAERALARINSGAAEATR, encoded by the coding sequence ATGCGAACCCGCGCGTGCTCCACTCTCGTCCTGGCCCTGCTCCTCTGCGCCAGCTGCGGCCGGGGGCGGGACCAGCTCCTCGCGGACCTGCAGAGCCCGCGTCCCGAGACGCGCGCGCAGGCCGTGAAGGAGCTCGCGAAGCAGGGGCGCGCCGAGGATCTCGCGCTCTTCACGCAGGCCGCGAAGGACCTCACCCCGGTGGTGCGCAGCGAGGCCGCCGTGGCGCTGGGCAGCAGCCAGGACCCGCGCGTCGTGGACCTGCTCGGCGAGCTGCTCGAGGACCCCGACGAGGAGGTGCAGAGCCGCGCCGCCATGTCGCTCTCCGAGGTGAAGGGGGACAAGGCGAAGGCCTACCTCACGCTGCAGTACGCGCGGCGCGGCCCGCGCACGCGCCAGGCCATCGTCCAGGCGCTCCGCGCAGCCAGCGTGCCCAACCCCATGACCACGGCCGTCGCGGCCGAGTCGCACGCCATCTGGGATCGCAACCTGCTCACCCTGAACGAGGGCTCGCTCGCCGAGCGCGTGGGGGCTGCCGAGGAGCTGGGCAAGAGCGGCAAGCCCGAGGCCGTGGACCGCCTCCTCACGCTGGTGCGTGATCCGCAGGTGGTGCTCGCGGCTGCGGCGGTGCGGGGATTGGGCGAGGCCGACGATGCCCGCGCGGTGGGCCAGATCGCTGTCCTCCTGGACGAGAGCTTCCCGGAGCTGCGCACCGCCGCGAGCGCCGCGCTGCTCAAGCTGCAGGACCCCGTCGTCGTGCAGAAGCTGGCGGCCGTCGCGCTCGAGCGCAGCAGCGCGAGCGCCGGTGCGCTGGCGGCGATCGCCGGCCTGCCGCGCTCGCCCGAGTCCGACGCGGCCCTGTGCCGTATCGCCCTCGATGGAGCTCCCACAGATGCGCTGGATGCAGGGCGTGCGATGCGCGCGCGGGGCGGCTGCCCCATCGAGCCCGTGGTCGAGCGGCTCGGCAAGCCCGCCACCCAGGAGTCCGCGCTGCGCACCCTCGCAGGCCTCGGCCCCACGGCCGCCGCGGCGCTGCCGCGCGTGCTGCCGCTGATCTCCCAGACGGACACGGATCTGCGCGTGCGCGCCATCGAGGCCGCGGCAGCGCTCGGAGACGCGGCCGCCGCCGGCCCGGTGCTGCTCAAGGCCTACGCGGAAGAGGTCGCGGCGGTGCAGCCGCTGCAGGCGGACTGGGTCTCTTCGCCGCTCCCGCTTCGCTACGGCGCGGGCTTCGACCCCGCCGCGCCCGCGCCGAGCGCGCACCCGGAGGACTCGCACAGCGCGAAGCAGGCAGCGCTCTTCGACCGGCTCAAGACGCTCAACGCCGCGCGCGCCCGGGCCCGCGGCCAGGCACCCGCGAGCGAGCCCCTGCCGCCGACGGAGTTGGTGGACGACGTGCCGGAGAGCAAGCTGCGCGTGCTCTCGGCGCTGCTGCGCAGCCTCGGCGCGCTTCGCGTGGACGGGGCGCTCGCGGCCCTGAAGCCGCATGCGCAGGACCCGAGCCCCGCGCTGCGCACCGCCGCGCTCGTCGGCCTCGCGCGGCTGGGCGGGGAGGGCACTGGCATCGCCGCGAAGGCGCTGCTCGAGCCCGACCGCGAGGTCCAGAAGGAGCTGGCCCTGGCGCTGTCGGAGCAGGGAGAGGCGGGCCGCAAGGCGCTGGTCTCGGCGCTGCCGCAGCTGGGCCCCGAGAAGGTCATCGTGCTCGAGGCGCTCTACCGCACCAGCGTCCCGGCGGACGCAGCCCCCGCACTCGCGGAGGTCGTGAAGGCGGGCGGAACCGAGGCGGGCATCGCGGCCCTGCTGCTCGGGCGCCTCAAGGCCCGCGACGCCGTGCCCACCCTGGTGGCCGCGCTCGCGGACCCGACGGCGGCCGCGCGCCGCGAGCTGCTGACTGCGCTCGGGGAGATCGGCGAGCGCTCCGCGGCGGAGGCCGTCGCGCGAGACCTCTACAGCGACACGCCGGACGTGCGCGCCGCCGCGGCAGGAGCGCTGACCACCCTGGGCTCGGGGGCGCAGGTGGAGGCGCTCGACGCGCTCAAGAGCGACTACTACCGCGAGGTGCGCCTGGCTGCGGAGCGGGCGCTGGCGCGCATCAACTCCGGCGCCGCGGAGGCCACCCGCTGA
- a CDS encoding SLC13 family permease has product MALLIFLLTYVFIAGARLPFSRLDRPGGALVGAVLMVVLGQVTPAEVFGHSADPGRHAVDADTIILLLGMMLLAAYLSQASFFRAAGYHAVRLAHSPRWLLVIVGVVSAVLSAFLVNDTVCLMLTPLVLAVVEDARLPPIPYLLAVCMASNAGSVATFTGNPQNMLIQGASGLSYAGFAAYMALPALLATAVVILALLWFFRAELPNRRFDTQRPPPPVDRPLLGVSLTALAAVVVAFFLGLPMGWSALTGAAAVMVVSRWPPREALERVDYVLLLFFASLFVVVYGVNKGGWAEHIRTAFAPLMSGGPLRQTLGFASLTLFASNLFSNVPFVMLARTWVPALQQPVVGWHVLALGSTLAGNLTLVGSVANLIVFEAARGKAEISFWGYLRVGLPVTLVSFAVGLATLLLEHALF; this is encoded by the coding sequence GTGGCCCTGCTCATCTTCCTGCTGACGTATGTCTTCATCGCCGGGGCGCGCCTGCCCTTCTCGCGGCTCGACCGTCCGGGCGGCGCCCTGGTGGGCGCAGTGCTCATGGTGGTGCTCGGCCAGGTCACCCCCGCCGAGGTGTTCGGGCACAGCGCGGACCCGGGGCGCCACGCGGTGGACGCGGACACGATCATCCTGCTGCTCGGGATGATGCTGCTCGCGGCGTACCTCTCGCAGGCCTCCTTCTTCCGGGCCGCGGGCTACCACGCGGTGCGCCTCGCGCACTCGCCGCGCTGGCTGCTCGTCATCGTGGGCGTCGTGAGCGCGGTGCTCTCCGCGTTCCTCGTCAACGACACGGTGTGCCTCATGCTCACCCCGCTGGTGCTCGCGGTGGTGGAGGACGCGCGCCTGCCGCCCATCCCCTACCTGCTCGCGGTGTGTATGGCCTCCAACGCGGGCTCGGTGGCCACCTTCACCGGCAACCCCCAGAACATGCTCATCCAGGGCGCCTCGGGGCTGAGCTACGCGGGCTTCGCGGCGTACATGGCGCTGCCCGCGCTGCTCGCGACCGCGGTCGTCATCCTCGCGCTGCTCTGGTTCTTCCGCGCCGAGCTGCCCAACCGCCGCTTCGACACCCAGCGCCCGCCGCCTCCCGTGGACCGGCCGCTGCTCGGGGTGAGCCTCACCGCGCTCGCCGCCGTGGTGGTGGCCTTCTTCCTCGGGCTGCCCATGGGCTGGAGCGCGCTCACCGGCGCGGCCGCGGTGATGGTCGTCTCGCGCTGGCCGCCGCGCGAGGCGCTCGAGCGCGTGGACTACGTGCTGCTGCTCTTCTTCGCGAGCCTCTTCGTGGTGGTGTACGGCGTGAACAAGGGCGGCTGGGCGGAGCACATCCGCACCGCCTTCGCGCCGCTGATGTCCGGCGGGCCCCTGCGCCAGACGCTGGGCTTCGCGTCGCTCACGCTCTTCGCCTCCAACCTCTTCAGCAACGTGCCCTTCGTGATGCTCGCGCGCACCTGGGTGCCTGCGCTGCAGCAGCCCGTGGTGGGCTGGCACGTGCTCGCGCTGGGCTCCACGCTCGCCGGCAACCTCACGCTGGTGGGCAGCGTGGCGAACCTCATCGTCTTCGAGGCGGCGCGCGGCAAGGCGGAGATCTCCTTCTGGGGCTACCTGCGCGTGGGGCTGCCCGTCACCCTGGTGAGCTTCGCGGTGGGGCTCGCGACGCTGCTGCTGGAGCACGCGCTGTTCTGA
- a CDS encoding Mrp/NBP35 family ATP-binding protein produces MNVSERDILAAMSKVVDPELHVDLVKAGMVQNVRVEGNTAKLKIELTTPACPMKAKIQADSEAALRGVPGLEKFEIEWGARVRSAPAGMPQTGGQALLPGVKNVILVGAGKGGVGKSTVSVNLAAALAQHGAKVGLLDADFYGPSVPMMTGVTEKPVSPDGKTLNPMTAHGMKVMSIGFLVEPDQALIWRGPMLHGALMQLVRDVNWGELDYLVLDLPPGTGDVALSLSQSVRAAGAVLVTTPQDVALADVVRAKQMFDRVHIPVLGIVENMSQFICPHCSKTTAIFHHGGGRKAAEAFKVPFLGEIPLELRVREGGDKGVPVVKSHPDSIEAKAFVEMARNIAGRVSTENMRVRLPVVQGP; encoded by the coding sequence ATGAACGTTTCCGAGCGCGACATCCTCGCTGCGATGTCGAAGGTGGTGGACCCCGAGCTGCACGTCGACCTGGTGAAGGCCGGGATGGTGCAGAACGTGCGTGTCGAGGGCAATACCGCGAAGCTCAAGATCGAGCTGACCACGCCGGCGTGCCCGATGAAGGCGAAGATCCAGGCGGACTCCGAGGCGGCGCTGCGCGGCGTGCCCGGCCTCGAGAAGTTCGAGATCGAGTGGGGCGCGCGCGTGCGCTCCGCCCCCGCAGGCATGCCGCAGACGGGCGGCCAGGCGCTGCTGCCGGGCGTGAAGAACGTGATCCTGGTGGGCGCGGGCAAGGGCGGGGTGGGCAAGAGCACCGTCTCGGTGAACCTCGCCGCCGCGCTCGCCCAGCACGGCGCGAAGGTGGGCCTGCTCGACGCGGACTTCTACGGCCCCTCGGTGCCGATGATGACCGGCGTCACCGAGAAGCCGGTGAGCCCGGACGGCAAGACGCTCAACCCGATGACCGCCCACGGCATGAAGGTCATGTCCATCGGATTCCTCGTGGAGCCGGATCAGGCGCTCATCTGGCGCGGCCCCATGCTGCACGGCGCGCTGATGCAGCTGGTGCGTGACGTGAACTGGGGCGAGCTGGACTACCTCGTGCTGGACCTGCCGCCGGGCACCGGCGACGTGGCCCTCTCGCTCTCGCAGAGCGTGCGCGCCGCGGGCGCGGTGCTCGTGACCACGCCGCAGGACGTGGCGCTCGCGGACGTGGTGCGCGCGAAGCAGATGTTCGACCGGGTGCACATCCCGGTGCTGGGCATCGTGGAGAACATGAGCCAGTTCATCTGCCCGCACTGCTCCAAGACCACCGCCATCTTCCACCACGGCGGCGGGCGCAAGGCGGCCGAGGCCTTCAAGGTGCCCTTCCTCGGGGAGATCCCCCTGGAGCTGCGCGTGCGCGAGGGCGGCGACAAGGGCGTGCCGGTGGTGAAGAGCCACCCGGACTCCATCGAGGCCAAGGCCTTCGTGGAGATGGCGCGCAACATCGCGGGCCGAGTGTCCACCGAGAACATGCGCGTGCGCTTGCCGGTGGTGCAGGGCCCGTAG
- a CDS encoding cyclic nucleotide-binding domain-containing protein encodes MDLRKVKDQAADAFTRGRFGKAAELWAQYCAGDPRDHQARLRLGDSWLKAGERERAVASYQAAAEGFARDGFLPRAIAASKLVLEQEPAHQGVQRMLADLYAARGTPADAARAARAASPPRPAVAPVQVAAAQPVAAAPVREPALAAEAGPVDLSDPLPPELALHPAGAPEGEPPAGEAPAPSSAVPPGLRPRRSNALAEPSPELEPAPREALEPQMPAGGFTELELDSDSILQAVEGAARAAAAPAAEEDEETVFSLTEEMVSDTPVPGALPHIPLFSDLPSEAFIALFERCPLRRFASGTRVLEQGSVGSAFYVVCEGQVRVLREAAGEVRELALLREGAFFGEMALLSGAPRAASVVSASDETQLLEIPAAVLSELAGAHPQVARALKKFCRERLLSNVMGSAALFQLFDRKDRRVLVERFRAREVPRGEVLVREGERSDGLYVVLSGEVEVRKQDQALARLREGELFGEMSLLHKAPATASVVAARRTSLLRLPREDFDALILSHPQILVHVAELTDDRRRHTEALLAGVVASGEEGLMLV; translated from the coding sequence ATGGACCTGCGCAAGGTGAAGGATCAGGCCGCGGACGCGTTCACCCGCGGGCGCTTCGGGAAGGCGGCGGAGCTCTGGGCCCAGTACTGCGCGGGCGACCCGCGCGACCACCAGGCGCGGCTGCGCCTGGGAGACTCCTGGCTCAAGGCAGGGGAGCGCGAGCGCGCGGTGGCGTCCTACCAGGCCGCCGCCGAGGGCTTCGCGCGCGACGGCTTCCTGCCCCGCGCCATCGCCGCGAGCAAGCTGGTGCTCGAGCAGGAGCCGGCCCACCAGGGCGTGCAGCGGATGCTCGCGGACCTGTACGCCGCGCGCGGGACGCCCGCCGATGCCGCCCGCGCCGCGCGTGCCGCGTCTCCGCCGCGCCCGGCCGTCGCGCCCGTGCAGGTCGCAGCGGCGCAGCCCGTGGCAGCAGCGCCCGTGCGCGAGCCGGCGCTCGCGGCGGAGGCCGGTCCCGTGGATCTCTCGGACCCGCTGCCCCCGGAGCTCGCCCTCCACCCGGCGGGCGCGCCCGAGGGGGAGCCGCCTGCCGGTGAGGCTCCTGCACCTTCCAGCGCCGTGCCTCCGGGGCTGCGCCCCCGGCGCAGCAACGCCCTCGCGGAGCCGTCGCCCGAGCTGGAGCCCGCGCCGCGCGAGGCCCTGGAGCCGCAGATGCCCGCGGGGGGCTTCACGGAGCTCGAGCTCGACTCGGACTCCATCCTCCAGGCGGTGGAGGGTGCGGCCCGGGCGGCCGCGGCCCCCGCAGCCGAGGAGGACGAGGAGACGGTGTTCAGCCTCACCGAGGAGATGGTGAGCGACACGCCCGTCCCCGGTGCGCTGCCGCACATCCCGCTCTTCTCGGACCTTCCCTCCGAGGCCTTCATCGCGCTCTTCGAGCGCTGCCCGCTGCGGCGCTTCGCCTCCGGCACCCGCGTGCTCGAGCAGGGCAGCGTGGGCAGCGCGTTCTACGTGGTGTGCGAGGGCCAGGTGCGCGTGCTGCGCGAAGCGGCGGGCGAGGTGCGCGAGCTCGCGCTGCTGCGCGAGGGTGCGTTCTTCGGCGAGATGGCCCTGCTCTCGGGCGCGCCGCGCGCAGCCTCGGTCGTCAGCGCCTCGGATGAGACGCAGCTGCTCGAGATCCCCGCGGCCGTGCTCTCCGAGCTGGCCGGCGCGCACCCGCAGGTGGCGCGCGCGCTCAAGAAGTTCTGCCGCGAGCGCCTGCTGTCCAACGTGATGGGCAGCGCGGCGCTGTTCCAGCTCTTCGATCGCAAGGACCGGCGCGTGCTCGTCGAGCGCTTCCGCGCCCGCGAGGTGCCGCGCGGCGAGGTGCTCGTGCGCGAGGGCGAGCGCAGCGACGGCCTCTACGTCGTGCTCTCGGGCGAGGTCGAGGTGCGCAAGCAGGACCAGGCCCTGGCGCGGCTGCGCGAGGGCGAGCTCTTCGGCGAGATGTCCCTGCTGCACAAGGCGCCGGCCACCGCGAGCGTGGTGGCCGCGCGCCGCACCTCGCTGCTCCGGCTGCCGCGCGAGGACTTCGACGCGCTCATCCTCAGCCACCCCCAGATCCTGGTGCACGTGGCCGAGCTCACCGACGATCGGCGCCGCCACACCGAGGCCCTGCTCGCAGGCGTGGTGGCCTCGGGTGAGGAAGGGCTGATGCTGGTGTAG
- the sppA gene encoding signal peptide peptidase SppA → MRLIAVLLVNLWLLLRALVAAPFRLMRARRRPTWVRFRVAGDPPYRVPRKRRWRPGQRTPEPATVLSLDSLREALERLARDPALKGILLELEGAHLPPAKRDALAQLLATFRAAGKRVVGWAVSVDNAGYELLCACDEVLLAPAGRVDLLGFAAEATALGEGLGRLGIQAHFVRRGDYKTAPELFTHAEVSDIQRQTLEGFLDERYAALVDAVVRGRRRTPEQVRALVDEGPYSARRALGAGLVDALCSEADLGARLLGEGTKDDEARGVESYAAYLAHLPWPPVRWRPLRLPPRLALVSVSGMIVSGKGTRGVGPQAAGSEAVVKAVRAAARDPRSRALLLYIDSPGGSALASELILEAVQRAGQRKPIIAFVDRVAASGGYMAALGARELWSAPHAIVGSIGVFAGKFDASALLERLGIGRTLITRGENAGLHSSSRGFTPHERASLEAEVEETYQAFLGMVAQARRTTPEQVHQRAEGRVYSGTRALEAGLVDRVGGFEDACRRALELAEVAPGPFELAHFGAREQPLSLLRLLAGAARAQLYALCPLALGVVGLGDLPAQERFD, encoded by the coding sequence ATGCGCCTGATTGCCGTCCTCCTCGTCAACCTCTGGCTGCTCCTGCGCGCGCTCGTGGCCGCTCCCTTCCGGCTGATGCGCGCGCGCCGGCGCCCCACCTGGGTGCGCTTCCGGGTGGCGGGAGATCCGCCCTACCGCGTGCCGCGCAAGCGCCGCTGGCGCCCCGGCCAGCGCACGCCCGAGCCCGCCACGGTGCTCTCGCTGGACTCGCTGCGCGAGGCCCTGGAGCGGCTCGCGCGCGACCCGGCGCTGAAGGGCATCCTCCTCGAGCTCGAGGGCGCGCACCTGCCGCCCGCGAAGCGCGACGCCCTCGCGCAGCTGCTCGCCACGTTCCGCGCCGCGGGCAAGCGGGTGGTGGGCTGGGCGGTGAGCGTGGACAACGCGGGCTACGAGCTGCTGTGCGCCTGCGACGAGGTGCTGCTCGCCCCGGCGGGCCGGGTGGACCTGCTGGGCTTCGCGGCCGAGGCCACGGCGCTCGGAGAGGGGCTGGGGCGCCTCGGCATCCAGGCGCACTTCGTGCGGCGCGGCGACTACAAGACCGCCCCCGAGCTCTTCACCCACGCCGAGGTCTCGGACATCCAGCGCCAGACGCTGGAGGGCTTCCTGGACGAGCGCTACGCGGCGCTGGTGGACGCCGTGGTGCGCGGCCGCCGGCGCACGCCGGAGCAGGTGCGCGCGCTCGTCGACGAGGGCCCCTACAGCGCGCGGCGTGCGCTCGGTGCGGGGCTGGTGGACGCGCTGTGCAGCGAGGCGGACCTCGGCGCACGGCTGCTGGGCGAGGGGACGAAGGACGACGAGGCGCGGGGCGTGGAGTCCTACGCGGCCTACCTCGCGCACCTGCCGTGGCCCCCGGTGCGCTGGAGGCCGCTGCGCCTGCCTCCGCGGCTCGCGCTGGTGTCGGTGTCGGGGATGATCGTGTCGGGCAAGGGGACGCGGGGCGTGGGCCCGCAGGCCGCGGGCTCGGAGGCGGTGGTGAAGGCGGTGCGGGCCGCCGCGCGGGACCCGCGCTCGCGCGCTCTGCTGCTCTACATCGACAGCCCGGGCGGCTCCGCGCTCGCCTCCGAGCTCATCCTCGAGGCGGTGCAGCGCGCGGGTCAGCGCAAGCCCATCATCGCGTTCGTGGACCGGGTGGCGGCGAGTGGCGGCTACATGGCCGCGCTCGGGGCGCGCGAGCTGTGGAGCGCGCCCCATGCGATCGTCGGCTCCATCGGCGTCTTCGCGGGCAAGTTCGATGCGTCCGCGCTGCTCGAGCGCCTGGGCATCGGGCGCACGCTCATCACGCGCGGCGAGAACGCGGGGCTGCACTCCTCCTCGCGCGGCTTCACCCCGCACGAGCGCGCGTCGCTCGAGGCGGAGGTGGAGGAGACCTACCAGGCCTTCCTGGGGATGGTGGCGCAGGCGCGCCGCACCACGCCCGAGCAGGTGCACCAGCGCGCCGAGGGCCGCGTGTACTCGGGGACGCGCGCGCTCGAGGCGGGGCTCGTGGACCGCGTGGGCGGCTTCGAGGACGCGTGCCGACGCGCGCTCGAGCTGGCGGAGGTGGCCCCGGGGCCCTTCGAGCTCGCGCACTTCGGCGCCCGCGAGCAGCCGCTCTCGCTCCTGCGGCTGCTGGCAGGAGCGGCCCGCGCCCAGCTGTACGCGCTGTGCCCCCTGGCACTCGGGGTGGTGGGCCTCGGGGACCTGCCTGCGCAGGAGCGCTTCGACTAG